Sequence from the Clostridium saccharobutylicum DSM 13864 genome:
TTGTGAATTGATTTATTTATACAGTACATAGTTTTAATGTAGATTTCAATTTTCAATATATATGTTAAAAATATTATAGATAATATAAAAAAAGTATTAATAATATATTTTGAATTTTAGTAAATTTATATATAAAATTTAGGAAAGAGGTTTTACGTATGCAGGTCGATAAGTATCATCACGGAGATTTAAAAGAAAGTCTAATAAAGATGGGACTAAAGTTATTTAATGAAGAAGGGGCAGAAAAATTTTCAATAAGAAAAGTCGCCGCAATGTGCAACGTAAGTCATTCAGCTCCATATAAACATTTTAAAAATAAAGAAGAACTGATTAATGCAATATCTGAATATGTATTTTATAACTTTAAAAACTCACTAAATGAAATCGTGGAGAAGTATAAGGATAATCCAGGTGAAAGAATTATACAATTGGGAAAAAAATATGTTGCTTTTATGGTAGAAAATCCAGATTATTTGAAATTTGCGTTTTTAACAAATTCAGAGTATAAAATAACTATAGAAAAAAATACACTAAAAAGTGAAGAGTGTGGAACGTTTAAAGTATTTGAAAATTGTGCTTTTGAATTTTTACAAAGTGTAAATGTTAAAGAAGAAAAATATGCACAAGACATAATTGCCATGTGGTCGATGGTACATGGGCTTGCTACGATGTTGTCAAATAAGACATTTACATATAAAGGAGATTATCTTAGTTTGGTTGAAAATATATTAAGAAATAATCTTAGATTTTAAATTGTGGAGCTAAAATGTAAAATTGATTTAAATTTATATAAAGGAGATTATTATTATGTATAATATGAAAGAAGAATATAAAATTGGATTAGATCATATTGATAAGCAGCATGAAAAGCTTTTTGAGTTGGCTAACAAAGCATATATGTTATTAAAAGATGAATTTGCTGTTGATAAATATGATAAAATAGTAGAAATAATAAATGAATTAAAGGAGTACACTATTTTTCATTTTAAATCAGAAGAAGAATATATGGAAAGTATAAATTATAAGGGATTATTTAGTCAAAAACTACAACATGAAAAATTTATTAATGTTCTTCAAGAATTAGATTTCAAGCAGATTGATGAAAATCAAGATGAAAGTTTGATAAAAGTGTTAGATTTTTTAAATGATTGGTTATCTGATCACATATTAATAAGTGATAAATTTATAGGAAAATAAGGAACAATCAAAAAAATAATAGTCTATTTTTTGCATTATAATCATATTTATTTAATAGATTACCATTAGGTAAACATATTATTTTCTTATTTGATTGTAAAAATATATTATAGACTAATTTATTTTGTTATAGATGTTGTTGTAATATGATTAATTAAGAGATATAATAAAATTAATAAAAAATATATCTTCAGGGCAGGGTTAAAATCCCTACCGGCGGTATAGCCCGCGAGCTTTAATTTAAGCAGATTCGGTGTAATTCCGAAGCCGACAGTATAGTCTGGATGAAAGAAGGTAACCTATTAGTATTTAAGAGTTTAGTTATTCTTATTTATTTGAATGTATGCCCTGATGTATTTAACATCAGGGTTTAATTTTTTTGTTAATGAATTTAAAATAAGATTATTTTCAAAGGCTAAATACTAATAAGCTACACCAGGAGATAACTTTTGGGAGGCAAAGAAAATGAATGAAAAAACAAGTAAACTAGTAAAAATTTCTTTATTATCGGCTATAGCACTTATACTTAGGTATATAGAATTTCCAGTATTACCACTATTCCCATGGCTGCAAATGGATCTAAGTGATGTACCAGCAATGTTAGGGACATTTGGTTTTGGACCAATAGTAGGAATAATAATTGAACTATTGAAAAATGTTTTAATATTAGGAATAAAGGGAACAAGCACTGCTTTTGTTGGAGAAGTTGCAAACTTTTTATTTGGAGTAGCACTATTAGTACCAGCAGGACTTGTATATCATAAGAAGAAAAGTAAGAAAACTGCTATTATAGGCATGATATTAGGTGGTATTTTCATGGAGGTAGTAGCTATTATAGTAAATGCATATTTCTTATTACCTGCTTATGGAATGAATATGGACAGTGCTCAACTTATGCAATATATTACTTTAGGACTATTACCTTTTAATGGAATAAAGTCTGTTATAGTATCAGTAGTAACATATGTATTGTATAAAAAAATATCTGTGTCAATATTTAAAGTTGAACCTAATTTTGGTGGTTCTAAAAATAGTGCAAAAACTATGTAAGTAGATTCTGCAACCAAGATAAGGACAGAGTTAGCAATCATAGAAAAGTAAAAATATAGTTTAAGAATTAAATTAAAAAATACATATAAATTGCAAAGAGATTTATATAGAATCTAAGCAATTTATATGTATTTTATTTTTTATTAAACTTATGCATATATATCTAAATAAGTGATATTTTTTAGTTGCTTAATCGCTTTACTATAAGTTTAAATGTTATTAAGAATTTTAACTTTCTCTTAGCCACATTAATATGGCATCTTCTTTATTGTCTTCATAATATCCTTTTCTAACTCCATCTTTTTTAAAACCATGTTTAAGATAAAGCTTTTGAGCATTTTCATTGCTAGCTCTTACCTCAAGAGTATAAGCAATACATCCCTTAGACTTACAGTATGTTAGCAATTCATCTAATAATTTAGAAGCAATTCCTTGCGTTCTATAGTTAGGGTGAACAGCTATATTTGTTATATGAGATTCGTCTAATATAATCCAAGTACCAACAAATCCTACTACTATATCATCACATCTTGCAACAAAGTAATGTGCTATTGGATTATTTAATTCTTGAATATAGGATTCCTTGCTCCAAGGAAGAGAAAAACTTAAGGAACTGATATCTAAAACTCCATCAATATCTTCCTCTTCCATTAAATCAACAGTTACATTCATTTCTTAATTGCATCCTTTGTTCATATTCTCTCTCAGCTTGTGGCTTCTTTAAATAGAATGGAGTGGAGTTAGGATCATCAAATTGACCATCTCTTAGCAATTTACTACCTATTTCACCTAGAGATGATGCACGAACTAAATTTAAGTGATTTGGAGGGAAGTAACAATTTGGACAATTTTCAATTAGATAATCTTTGTATTTATCTAATCCATCTCCAATAAATATTACTTTTTCTCCTTTAGACTTAATTATTTCTACAAGTTCATCCATATCAAGTGCAGAATAATCCATAAGTTTTTCAAGTGAACCATTGCAACTCTTATATAATGAAGTATAAACGCTATTTCTTAGAGCATCCATTATTGGACAGATAAGTCCATCAAAATTAGCAACGCTAAATGCTAAAGCGTCTAAGCTGGATAGGCTAACATAAGGTTTACCGCTTCCAAAGCTAAGTCCTTTTACTGTTGCCATTCCTATTCTAAGTCCAGTAAAGGAACCAGGCCCCTTAGAAACAACATAGCCATCAATATCATCAATAGTTAAATTATTAAATTTTAATAAATCTTCAATTATAGTCATTAATATAACAGAATGTTCTTTTTTATCATTCAAAGTAATTTCGCCAAGTAATTTATCATCTTTCATTAAAGCTACAGTTGCAACTTTAGAAGAGGAATCTACAGCTAATACAATCATATTGTCAGCTCCTTTATATAATTATATCTTTCTCCATAAGGAGTTAATATTATTTTTCTGTAATCTTCACCTTTAGCAAGATCTTTTTCTATATATATATGAAGTAAATCTTTAGGTAGAATTTCTTCTATATAATTTGCCCATTCTATAACAGATACAGCATCTGAAAATATGTAATCATCAAATCCAATAGCATAAACTTCATCAGGATCACTTACTCTATAAACATCGAAGTGATTTAATTTTAAACGTCCACTATCATATTCATTTACAATAGTAAAAGTTGGACTTGTAATAGTCTCATCTATACCTAAGCCTTTTGCTATTCCTTTTGTAATGTGGGTTTTACCAGTGCCTAAATCTCCAGTTAAACAGATTATATCACCAGCATTTAATAACTTTCCTAATTTTATTCCTAATTGAGTAGTTTCAGCTACACTATTAATTTCAAATTTCATGGAATACCTCCTTCAAACTTTTAAAGAGAATGAATGTAAGATAATTTTAGGCACATTTTGATTGTACCTTATATAAAATTTCTCATTCTTTTATTTTATATCAAATTTTCATAAAAGCAAATTAATAAATGTTATTATTGATTTATTTATCAAAGCTAGATAGAAATCTATAGTCCAGTTGTATAACAACCCAAAAAAAGAATAAAGAATAAAGTTTATTTCAGTAAGTTGTATGATAAATCTAAAATTGGGATTTATTTATCTATAACAACTTTACGAAATAGAATTTATGATGATTTTTAGAATATTCAATTGCAGTTTAAAGCTACATAAAATTGTAATAAATTTATATATATTTATTTGTAATTAGTTGGTATAATAGATGTAAATGCATATTAGAATTAAAATGATAGATAATTAATTTACATGAATGTTGACTTAAATTGATTTTTTCGATAAAATTTGGATGCACATAAAGTGAATTAATAAATAGTATAAGGTTAAAATAAGTATATAAATGAACGTGACAGATAAATAATAAATGTAAGATTGATTAACGTGAAAATAAAGTTTTTATGAAAAGTAATCTGATTTTTTCGGGGGTGACTTATTTTGAAGAAGATTACATTTGCTATGGTATTAATAACTATAGTATTGTCTTTAGGAATGAGTGTATTTTCAAGTCCTTTGCTAGCAAATACTGAGAATAAAAGTAATGCTGAAATGAGAGATAAATATTTAAATATAATGACTGTGAATAAGCCGCAATATGATATGGTAAAGAAAATTATAAAGGACAAGCACAACGTTCAATATATGTTTACTGATGAAAAGGAAATCAGTGAATTTAAATATAATGCAAGTGTTTTGGAAAACGTATCAAATATGGATTTATTTATATATTCTGGAGCTACTTTTGAACCTTGGGCTAATTCATTTATTAGTGAATTGACAAAAGGAAATCTAGGAATAATTAATTTATCCAGAGGAGTAAGACTTTTAAATTATGATGAAGGTGCAACTAAGGAAAATCCTTATTACTTTGAGGGTATAGACGAATATAAAATAGCGTTATGCAATGTAAAGGCAGCTATTGAAGATAGAGATCCTAAAAATAGAGATTTTTATGAAAAGAATTATAATATTGCAATTAAAGAATTTAATGATAAATTAAAATCTTATGATGATAAGATAAAATCGCTTAGTGACTATACATTTATAACATTAAATCATGATTTTGATTATTTGACTAAATCCTTGAACTTAAATATTAAAGAACTTAATAATCATGAACTGGGTGAATTTATAAAAAGCAATAATTTAGATCCTAAAAAAGTTATTGTTATAGTAGATGGAGAACAAGATCCAAAAATAAATTTGTCTGGATATAATACAATAAAGTTATGGAAATATTATGGAGATTGGTCTTTTGATGACTTGATTTTATATAACATAGATGAATTAGCAAAATGGGCAAAACCAGCAGATAAGAGTTCAACTGGAAGCGTGGCATAATAATTGTTAATTATAATATGTATTAAAAATTAAATTATATGTAATAATAATATATAGGTTATAAGATTCAACAAGTTTTTTAAAAAAAATAAAAAAACTTGTTGATTTATTTAAAATTATATTATATAATCGTTTATGTCGTGAAGGGGTATGGCTCAACGGTAGAGTAGTGGTCTCCAAAACCATTGGTTCTGGGTTCAAATCCTAGTGCCCCTGCCATAATTGTCGTAGCACAGTGTGTTACGGCTTTTTTTTATTTAAAAAAACTAGTTATTTATTAAATTGGTTTATACATATATTCTTCAGAATCGATCATAGCCATATACTAGTCAATACTATTTTGTGATCAGCAATAAGGGGCAAACTTTTTTGAGAAAAGAGAAAGTTTGCCTTTTTTGTGTTTTAGCAAAATAAATAATTTTAGAAGATAAATAATATTTGAATTAAAAAACATATAGCTATATGAAATAACTAATAGTTAATTTTTAAAGTGAAGATAATGAAAAATACGTAGAAATAAGTATGTAAATAATAAAAGTAATAAAAATAATAACTCTTTTTTTCAATTAAATTGTATAATATGTAATAATATTGTATTATAGAAATAGATGGGAGTGATGTTTTTTGTATTCTGTTATTTTAGTAGAAGATAATATTGAGGAAAGAAATATTTTAAAAAAAATGCTTCTTTCAATATCTGAATTTATAAAAATATATGAGGCCGATAGTGAAGCAACAGCTTTAAATATAATTCAAAATAATGACATTAATATGTTTTTAATAGACATTAACCTAAAACAATCTTCAGGATTAGATCTTGCGATGAAAATTAGAAGTATATCTAAATATGAATTTAGGCAAATCATTTTTCTAACAACTCATATGGCATATATTACACAAGCATTTAAGAAAACACATTGCTATGATTACATATTAAAACCATATGATCATAAAGAGGTACAAGTTATGTTAAATAAGCTTATACTTAATGAGAGCAGTTATAAAGATAAAGTAGAAGAGAAAGAATTAGTTATAACTTTGAAAAGTGGTATATATGTAGGAATTAAAATAAGGGAGATTATTTTTATAGAGGTTATAGGTAAGAATTGTGAAGTAAATACTATTAATGGTTTGTATATTGCTAATAATATGAGTCTAAAGAAGATTATGAAATTAATTGATTGTGACGATATTATCCAAAGTCATAGATCTTTTGCGGTAAATAAGGATTACATATCTAAAATAGAAAAGATTGATATTAAATTAAGTGCGGTGTATTTTAATAATTCTTCTAAAACTGCACTTTTAGGATATAAATTTAAGAATAATGTAATAGATGAATTCAAAAAAGGAAAAGTGATATTATGCTAGGCAATTTTATTATGGATGCTTTAGATACAACAATTGTATTTTGTTTATGGAAAACAATAAATAATAAAAGTAAAGTTAATGTATTTAAACAGTTGTTAGCTATACTTATTATTGCTAGTTTAGTTGCAGCAATTGAACAATTAAAACTTAATTTTATATTAATATATATAGTGTATATTACAGTATTAAAAATTATATATAACTCAAATTTAATAGAATGTGTATTAATATATTTTTTTATAATGCTTGTAGATATGGCTCTGCAACTAACATTTACAATAATTATTAGACCATTTATTACGAACTATACACTTAAAGGAATTGTTATAGAAGTAATAATATTAGTTATTTCCATTATTTTTTTAAAGCTAAATAAAAATAGGAAAATTACATTTGAAAAAATAAATAATAATATTTTGGTTTATTTAGCTTCAACTTGTATTATATATACTATGTTATTTAAAATTATTTGGGAATATGATTCTAATATAATTTTAAATAACATGTTTATTGTAGCAGTTATTTGGATTATACTGATATTTTGTCAAACGTTAACATATTTTCATATTATTGAAATAACAAAAGAAACAGAAAAGTTAAAAATATCTAATGAATATAATGTTGCTATAAATGAAATAGTTCAAGAAATAAAACAAAGACAACATGATTTCGTTAATTATAAAAATACAATAAAAGGTATGATGGAAGTTTTAGATGAAAAAGAACTGAGGGAAGCAATTTATAATTATATGAAAGATGAGGATGAATATGATTATAAGATAAATGAACTTATATATATTGATAATGCAGTTATTAAATCTATATTATATAGAAATATGTGTAAAGCTAAAAAATATAATGTTAATCTGCAATATAAAATAGAAAATAATGTTTTGGATGATATATTGAGTTATCAGGAATTGTCTAATATATTAAATAATTTATTGAATAATGCTTTTGACGAGGTAATAAAAGAAGAATGTATTAATAAAAATATTAAATTAGAAATTGTTAATAGAAATAAAGAATCTCATTTAATAATTAAAAATCAAATAGCTAATGTTAATGATCTTAATTTAAATGAGATGTTTGAAAGAGGTTTTTCAACTAAAAATATAGGTACCAGAGGTTATGGGTTATATAATGTAAAAAAAATAATTAATTTACATAAAGGTTTTATAAAGGTAAATATAGAATCCGGAAAAATTAAATTTGATTTTTATTTTAATAATTCTTCAGGATAATCTGGTTCACCATACATACCACCACAACTTGATTTTGATACTAGATTAAATAAATTAAGTAGTATGGCTGAAAAAATATTTATAGATTTTTGCATTTCGAACAACTCCTTTTATATTAACGATAATTAATTGAATGATTTGTATTAATATACTTAAAAATATACAATTATATATTTTAGAATCTGATAGTTTAAAAAATAATATAGACCAAAATGTAAGCGATATTAAAGATAATATCTTTAATGTCGTTTTATTTTTTATTGGTCTTTTTTCATTTTTACAAGGAGCATAAGTTAATGTAATAATGAATGATATTATAAAAAAAACTATATAAAAATTAATATTTAATTGTATAGCTGATTTACTAAATAGTAATATTGATAAAAAGTAAATTGTACTTACAATTAAACATGAAGTATAAGTTTTACAATGAATACCTCCCCCTAATGTTCTTGTTGAAATTAAAATAACAAAAATCAAGAAAAAAAGTGGTATTTCATTAAAAAACAAAAATATTATGAATATAAGTGATAATTTACTTATATCTCCTAAAATCACTTCTAAAGTATACTGCATTTTTAGTAAATCTGTTTTTGTTAAAGAACTATTATTTTTTTTTAAATGTTTACATATTAAAGTTGAAAAACTTTTTATCATTTTAACCTCTTTCATAATATTTTATATTGTATAAAAATACTATATATTAAAACAAAATTCAATAGAAATGACATAAAACGCAAAAATATAGGAATAAAAAGAAATAATAAGTTAATAAAGATAGTCATTAAGATTATATTTGCCATATAAACTATCAAAATTAATTTAGAAAAGTACTAGAGCTGTCTATAATATAAAAATGAACATTCAAAAAATAATCTAAATAATTTAATTTTGTAGTTCGTGCTATAATATACGTGAAATGTAAATATATATAAAACACAAGTTATGAGAGAGGCGGTATTGTAATGGGAATTTTTAATGGACTTTAATAGTCTATGTGTAAGAGTGAGTATTAAATCTCCAGTATAGACTATACAGAAAATTTATAATGTTTATTATTACTGGGAGGTAAGAAATGTCTTATTTTAAATATCAAAATTTTGATATTTATTACAAAGTATATGGTGAAGGAAAACCTTTAGTTATCATACATGGGGATACAGCTTCTTCAAAAATGTTTATACCAGAATTAAAATTCTATTCTAAAAATTTCAAGGTGATTTTGCTAGATTTAGTAGGACAGGGAAAATCTAAAAGAGTAGATGAATTACCTTTAAATTATTGGCATTTTAATGCAATGGTAGTTATTGGGTTATGCAAATATATAGGTGTTAACAATGTTAATTTATTAGGTACAAGCGGTGGTGCTATTGTTGCGTTAAATGCAGCATTAGAGAATTCAAACTTATTCAATAAAATAATTATAGATAGCTTTATGGGAGAAAATTTACCTTATGAGTTTGCTGAAAAAATTTTAGTTGATAGAAAAATAGCAAAAAATAAGTTAAGCTCAAAGTTATTTTGGTTTATGATGCATGGTTTTGATTGGAAATATGTTATTGATCAAAATACAAATTTAATTATGAACTTTGCAAGAGAAAAAGGTGATTTTTTCGAGTGTAATCTTAATAATATAAAAAATGATATATTAATTACAGGAAGTTTGAAGGATGATTTAATACCTAATATTGAAAATATATTAAAAAACATTAATTCGAAAATAGAAAATTCTAAATTAGTTATTTTTAAGTATGGAAATCATCCAGCTATGTTTAGCAATAAAAAAGAATTTAGAAATTTAGTGTTGAATTTTTTGATGTAAATTATTCATTTAAAACTACTCATTTATTAAACTAGAAGATTTAGTGATAAAGTCATATCTAGTTTTAGCTTCTATAACGCTTATGATTGCTTTAGTAAAATCATAGATAATTAAATTATATGTACAAAATTGCGTTGAAATAAATATTTAGTGATATATTTATAATTAAATTAAATGATAAAATATACTTTTTATTCTTAATTATACATGGTGAAAAATGTATTTACTTAATTTAGAAAAAGTGTAACTATATAATTACAAGTATAGTTACACTTTTTCTAAATTATAATAAGAAGTTATAGGTAGGGTAAATGTTTATTACAATATTATCGATTGATTATTAAAGTTATAGCAATGTAATTTAATAAAAAGGATAGATGTTATTATATAAATTTTTATATCTAATAATTTTTTAAATGTAATTCTATTATTGTAACATATATAGAAAAGGGAGGAATTATGTTAGTCTTAAAAGTAAAAAAATTAAAAAAAACTTATAAAAATAATACAAATAAAACTAATGCACTTAATGGTATTGATTTTACAGTAGGACAAGGTGAATTTGTTGGTATAATGGGACCATCAGGGAGTGGTAAAACTACTTTATTAAATGTACTTAGTGGAATATCAAAACCGACAGCTGGGGAAATTGAAATTTTAGGACAAAGTGTAAAAGATATGTCTAAGCATGAAATGACATTATTTAGACGTAAGCATTTGGGATTTGTATTTCAAGATTTTAATTTATTAGATAGTTTAACGCTAGAAGAAAATATTATGTTGCCATTAAGCTTGGAATCATATGAATCAGAGGAAAGGTATAAAAAAGTAAATAAAGTTATGACTATGTTTAATATAGTTAATGTTAAACATAAATATCCTTATTTGGTTTCAGGTGGGCAGCAACAAAGAGCAGCTATTGGTAGAGCTATAATTAATAAACCTGATATTATATTTGCGGATGAGCCAACTGGTAATTTAGATTGGAAGTCTTCCAATATTGTAATGAATTATTTTGAAAGATTGAATCTAGAAAATAAAAATACAATATTAGTTGTAACGCATGATCCATTTACTGCGAGCTATTGTAAAAGAATAATTTTTATTAAGGATGGATTAATTCATTCAGAGATTACTAACAATGATAATGATAAGCAAATATTTTTTGATAAAATATTAGAAAATCTCAATAATATTGGAGATGAAAAAGATGACCTTTAAGGAACTTTCAATAAGAATGTTTAAATCAAATATAAGAAGGTATACACTTTATTTTGCATGTAGTGGATTTATTACTATGGTGCTTTTTTTATACTTAACTTTGTATACAAATAAAGATTTTAACAATCCCTATAAAGTAGATAGTTCGATTTCAGGAAATCTCTTTGCCCCTACATTAGTTCTATTTATATTTGCCACTTGTTTCATAATTTATGCACATAATTATTTTATTAAATTTAGAAAAAAGGATTTTGCGCTCTTTATGATAATAGGGATGACTGAAAATGATATAAGAAAAATTATATTATTAGAAAATATAATAATTGCTATTATATCTGTTTTAGTTGGACTTTTTTTAGGAACATGTTTGTCAAAGGTATTTTATTTTGTTGTATCTCAATTAGCAAATTTGAAAATAGATTTTTCAATAAATTTAAAGAGTTATTTATATACAATAGTATTTTTAAGTTTGGTAAATTTAATAATGATATTAAAAAGTTGTATATTTATTCCACTTTATCAAATTATAAATTTATTAAAGGCTCAACATAAAGCTGATAACAATTTTTCTGGAAATCCTTTCTTTGGAGTTTTGGGCGTGATTTTTATGTTAATTCCATATATTCGCGTGTTTGATAATAGATTTTCATTTTCATTTTTTGCAGTTATATTAATAAATTTAATTGGATTATATTTGTTAATTTCTAATTTACATTGGTTTATTAAAAAATTCTTTAAATCAAACTCTTTTGATAATTTAATCTGGATAAATAATTTAAAATATTCAATAGGAAATTCTAAAAAAATTATTTTTTCAATAACTGCACTTATTGCTTCGATACTTTATTTTATAAGTTTTAGTTATTCAGCTAATGAATCCATTAACAACAATATTATAATACAAAACCCATATGATTTAGCTTATGCAGAAATATATGGAAAAAATGAAATATCGGAGGATACATTAAATAACACACTTAAAAGTAATGATGTAAAGGTAGAATCAATAAATAGCTTAGAAATTGTTGTACAAGGGTCTACAGTAATGATATCAGATAAATCATTAAATAATTTACTTGGAAGCAATTTTAATGTAGAAAGGGGCAAGTATATTTGTTTACTTCAAATAAATAGAAATGATGGTTATGTTCATAATGAACAAGAAATTGAAAATTATACCATAAATAATACAACATATATTTTACAAGAAAAATTAGAAAAAATATTATTTAATAAGATTCCAATATTAAATAATTCACATTATTTAATATTTAATCAGGATGACTATAAAGAAATAAAATCTTCAGTAAAATCAAAATATATAGGAAATGTTAAGTTCATAAATTTTAATGATTGGACTAAAACTGAAACTGTAGTGAATAATTTAACGGATGAATTAGAAAATTACAACAAAATAAATACAAAACAATTTTTTGGCAGTACCAATGATGACAGAAGACAATTTAAGCCAGTTTCAAAAATTATTGATTACAAATTATTAAAAGAATCTAGTCAATTTTTAACCTTTTTATTATGCTTTGTATTTATTTTATTTTTTATTTCTTCAAATTTAATAATACATTTTAAGCTTTTAACTGAATTTGATAACGAAAAAATTAAATACGAAAAACTTAATAAAATAGGGGTTTTAGAAAAAGAAATTTCATCAAATATTTCAAAAGAGTTAAGCATAATTTTTTTACTCCCATGCATTTTAGGTACGTACCTAGGAACTTATTGTATATACTCAAAGATAGCTTCAATTGGAATTAGCAATTTACATGAAATACGATATGCATTGATTACAGGTGTTGCTTATACAGTATTAGAATTAATATTTTATTTGTTTTATAAAAAGCATTATATAAATTTGTTGTTAAAATGACAGAAGAACTATATTCAAAACTAAATATTTATTTTAAAGTCTATGAGATAAAGCTATAATAGTATAAAATTA
This genomic interval carries:
- a CDS encoding ABC transporter ATP-binding protein; the encoded protein is MLVLKVKKLKKTYKNNTNKTNALNGIDFTVGQGEFVGIMGPSGSGKTTLLNVLSGISKPTAGEIEILGQSVKDMSKHEMTLFRRKHLGFVFQDFNLLDSLTLEENIMLPLSLESYESEERYKKVNKVMTMFNIVNVKHKYPYLVSGGQQQRAAIGRAIINKPDIIFADEPTGNLDWKSSNIVMNYFERLNLENKNTILVVTHDPFTASYCKRIIFIKDGLIHSEITNNDNDKQIFFDKILENLNNIGDEKDDL
- a CDS encoding alpha/beta fold hydrolase, with product MSYFKYQNFDIYYKVYGEGKPLVIIHGDTASSKMFIPELKFYSKNFKVILLDLVGQGKSKRVDELPLNYWHFNAMVVIGLCKYIGVNNVNLLGTSGGAIVALNAALENSNLFNKIIIDSFMGENLPYEFAEKILVDRKIAKNKLSSKLFWFMMHGFDWKYVIDQNTNLIMNFAREKGDFFECNLNNIKNDILITGSLKDDLIPNIENILKNINSKIENSKLVIFKYGNHPAMFSNKKEFRNLVLNFLM
- a CDS encoding FtsX-like permease family protein, coding for MFKSNIRRYTLYFACSGFITMVLFLYLTLYTNKDFNNPYKVDSSISGNLFAPTLVLFIFATCFIIYAHNYFIKFRKKDFALFMIIGMTENDIRKIILLENIIIAIISVLVGLFLGTCLSKVFYFVVSQLANLKIDFSINLKSYLYTIVFLSLVNLIMILKSCIFIPLYQIINLLKAQHKADNNFSGNPFFGVLGVIFMLIPYIRVFDNRFSFSFFAVILINLIGLYLLISNLHWFIKKFFKSNSFDNLIWINNLKYSIGNSKKIIFSITALIASILYFISFSYSANESINNNIIIQNPYDLAYAEIYGKNEISEDTLNNTLKSNDVKVESINSLEIVVQGSTVMISDKSLNNLLGSNFNVERGKYICLLQINRNDGYVHNEQEIENYTINNTTYILQEKLEKILFNKIPILNNSHYLIFNQDDYKEIKSSVKSKYIGNVKFINFNDWTKTETVVNNLTDELENYNKINTKQFFGSTNDDRRQFKPVSKIIDYKLLKESSQFLTFLLCFVFILFFISSNLIIHFKLLTEFDNEKIKYEKLNKIGVLEKEISSNISKELSIIFLLPCILGTYLGTYCIYSKIASIGISNLHEIRYALITGVAYTVLELIFYLFYKKHYINLLLK
- a CDS encoding accessory gene regulator B family protein — its product is MKEVKMIKSFSTLICKHLKKNNSSLTKTDLLKMQYTLEVILGDISKLSLIFIIFLFFNEIPLFFLIFVILISTRTLGGGIHCKTYTSCLIVSTIYFLSILLFSKSAIQLNINFYIVFFIISFIITLTYAPCKNEKRPIKNKTTLKILSLISLTFWSILFFKLSDSKIYNCIFLSILIQIIQLIIVNIKGVVRNAKIYKYFFSHTT